Proteins encoded within one genomic window of Thermococcus celer Vu 13 = JCM 8558:
- a CDS encoding calcium-binding protein — translation MGKLTGLLLILLLLGTAYIYYVNPHIIEDLTRVRDNFPNGMNPGGNTSSSGGFFGDSVEKGWVDSNGDGSRDVYIGDEYAEVPMANGSVLFVDRNKDGKIDAIYLDTTGDGNYDTAYLDEDYNGKTDTWRTTFNGVESYAWDVTGDGIPDVYDSNGDGKVDAWDINSDGIIDERDVDYDGNPDLHDYDLDGVFDEFEKNVTLYPPESANGTSGTFLCPDNKEEAYRLFVQAYNNVTSLQSSGASDEEIQEAYAKYQKARACYESFLTTTTSAASSGEMGEINTVTLDTEGTMAIKFSTGELKGYDEISENVWDDVDLVAEPWCVDYPALLGHWIKIGEGNLDTLDPSEVPTSGYPTGEIAEEIKMGHVYVNLNSDGTLTAFELVSHEKTGDCSHRITIRYANLGGG, via the coding sequence ATGGGTAAGCTAACGGGCCTGCTTCTTATTCTGCTACTCCTTGGGACAGCTTACATTTACTACGTGAATCCTCACATAATAGAAGACCTTACGAGGGTAAGGGACAACTTCCCCAATGGCATGAACCCTGGAGGGAACACCTCAAGTTCGGGGGGTTTCTTTGGGGATTCCGTTGAAAAGGGTTGGGTTGATTCCAACGGCGACGGGAGTAGAGACGTTTACATAGGGGACGAGTACGCCGAAGTCCCAATGGCAAACGGCTCGGTGCTCTTTGTTGACCGGAACAAGGACGGGAAGATAGATGCCATCTACCTCGACACGACCGGCGACGGGAACTACGATACTGCATACCTCGACGAGGACTACAACGGAAAGACGGACACCTGGAGGACGACCTTCAACGGTGTGGAGAGCTACGCGTGGGATGTAACAGGTGACGGGATTCCCGACGTGTACGACTCCAACGGGGACGGGAAGGTTGACGCCTGGGACATAAACTCCGACGGGATAATAGACGAGCGCGACGTTGATTACGACGGAAACCCCGACCTTCACGACTACGACTTAGACGGGGTCTTTGACGAGTTCGAGAAGAACGTTACCCTCTACCCACCGGAGAGCGCGAACGGGACGTCGGGGACTTTCCTCTGCCCGGACAACAAGGAGGAAGCGTACAGGCTCTTCGTCCAGGCTTACAACAACGTCACTTCCCTTCAATCTTCCGGAGCGAGCGATGAGGAGATTCAGGAGGCATATGCCAAATACCAGAAGGCCAGGGCCTGCTACGAGTCCTTCCTTACCACAACGACCTCAGCTGCCTCCAGCGGGGAGATGGGGGAAATCAACACCGTTACCCTCGATACGGAAGGAACAATGGCGATAAAGTTCTCCACGGGCGAGCTGAAGGGCTACGATGAGATAAGTGAGAACGTATGGGACGACGTTGATCTCGTGGCAGAGCCGTGGTGCGTTGATTACCCTGCTTTACTCGGCCACTGGATTAAGATTGGGGAGGGGAACCTCGATACCTTAGACCCAAGCGAGGTGCCGACCTCGGGCTATCCAACGGGTGAGATTGCCGAAGAGATCAAGATGGGTCACGTCTATGTCAACCTCAACTCCGATGGAACGCTTACAGCCTTCGAGCTCGTCTCACACGAGAAGACCGGCGACTGCTCCCACAGGATAACGATAAGGTATGCAAACCTTGGAGGGGGCTGA
- a CDS encoding BtpA/SgcQ family protein: MDFEKKPLIGMVHLRPLPGSYLYDGDLDGVIDSALRDARTLEKAGFDAVMVENFGDVPFPKYADKITVASMAVVARAIRDEVSLPLGINVLRNDGIAAYSIAYAVKADFIRVNVLSGVAYTDQGIIEGIAHELAMLRKRLPSKIKVLADVHVKHAVHFSDFEDALLDTVERGLADAVVVSGKATGKPVDVEKLALAKKISPVPVIVGSGTSYDNLPELWKYADGFIVGTWIKREGKVENEVSLERARKLVELAKELRQTAL; encoded by the coding sequence ATGGATTTTGAAAAGAAGCCCCTCATCGGGATGGTTCATCTCAGGCCCCTGCCGGGCTCTTATCTCTACGACGGGGACCTTGACGGGGTCATCGATTCCGCTCTGAGGGACGCGAGGACCCTTGAGAAGGCGGGTTTCGACGCGGTAATGGTCGAGAACTTTGGCGACGTCCCCTTTCCCAAGTACGCCGATAAAATTACCGTCGCTTCCATGGCAGTTGTGGCGAGGGCCATCCGAGATGAAGTCTCCCTCCCGCTCGGTATAAACGTCCTCCGCAACGACGGGATAGCTGCCTACTCGATAGCTTACGCTGTGAAGGCTGATTTCATAAGGGTGAACGTGCTGAGCGGGGTTGCATACACCGACCAGGGGATTATCGAGGGCATCGCCCACGAGCTGGCGATGCTGAGGAAGCGCTTACCTTCAAAGATAAAGGTCTTAGCGGATGTGCACGTCAAGCACGCCGTACACTTTTCCGATTTTGAGGACGCCCTTCTTGACACGGTTGAAAGGGGTTTGGCCGATGCCGTTGTGGTGAGCGGAAAAGCGACGGGAAAGCCCGTGGATGTTGAAAAACTGGCCCTGGCCAAAAAGATTTCTCCCGTGCCGGTGATAGTCGGCTCGGGAACGAGCTACGACAACCTTCCCGAGCTCTGGAAGTATGCCGACGGCTTCATAGTGGGAACGTGGATAAAGCGCGAGGGAAAAGTCGAGAACGAGGTCTCTTTGGAGAGGGCGAGGAAGCTGGTTGAGCTGGCGAAGGAACTTCGACAAACTGCACTTTGA